The following are encoded in a window of Flavobacterium cupriresistens genomic DNA:
- a CDS encoding VIT1/CCC1 transporter family protein, translating into MEKLDINRSCWFRAAVLSAKDGILSITSLAIGVAAASITREPVLLASVAGLTAGALSMAAGEYVFVSSQSDIETADLKKENEEINKMPEEKLNKLTRIFIQKGINTELAKEVVAELSSPTTFDTETIDELETDEIKQVNPLMSAFAAAMSFMVGGLLPLLVVILAPIKEMVLCQYTCSILFLILSGVLAAKASGSNIFIAALRLSIWSTFVMGISALVGYVLGN; encoded by the coding sequence ATGGAAAAACTCGACATTAATCGGAGCTGCTGGTTCAGAGCAGCCGTACTTAGTGCTAAAGACGGAATATTGTCTATAACCAGTTTAGCAATTGGTGTTGCTGCTGCCAGTATAACCCGCGAACCGGTTTTGCTGGCGTCTGTAGCAGGTTTAACAGCCGGAGCGCTTTCGATGGCGGCAGGAGAATACGTATTTGTGAGTTCTCAATCTGATATCGAAACTGCTGACCTCAAAAAAGAGAATGAAGAAATCAACAAGATGCCGGAAGAAAAACTTAATAAATTGACGCGTATTTTTATCCAGAAAGGAATAAATACAGAACTGGCAAAAGAGGTTGTCGCAGAGCTGTCTTCTCCAACTACCTTTGATACTGAAACCATAGATGAGTTAGAAACAGATGAAATTAAACAAGTCAACCCACTCATGTCGGCTTTTGCAGCGGCAATGTCTTTTATGGTTGGTGGACTCTTACCTCTACTCGTGGTTATTCTGGCGCCTATAAAAGAAATGGTACTCTGTCAATACACCTGCTCTATCCTTTTTTTGATATTATCCGGCGTACTGGCCGCAAAAGCAAGCGGATCGAACATATTTATAGCAGCGCTCCGGCTCAGTATCTGGAGTACTTTTGTCATGGGAATATCAGCTCTTGTCGGATATGTTTTGGGCAATTAA
- a CDS encoding DUF4625 domain-containing protein translates to MNKLKIKSDKMKKNRILVALLIGASALTSCSSDKNEIDTEYPVVDISASTAFPKQCSEVKRGQLFTFKAKFSDNANLGSYSLDIHHNFDHHSHSTEVNTCVVDPIKKPVNPMLYINITPIPEGQKSHEATKQIFIPADIDPGDYHFMIRLTDKEGWQTIKGLSIKII, encoded by the coding sequence ATGAATAAACTTAAAATCAAATCAGACAAAATGAAAAAAAACAGAATCTTAGTCGCCCTTTTAATCGGTGCTTCCGCTTTAACGTCTTGTAGCAGTGACAAAAACGAAATTGACACGGAATATCCGGTAGTTGATATTTCGGCTTCCACTGCATTTCCGAAACAATGCAGTGAAGTAAAACGTGGACAGCTATTTACTTTCAAAGCAAAATTTTCGGACAATGCTAATCTCGGCTCTTATAGTTTGGACATTCACCACAATTTTGATCATCATTCACATAGTACAGAAGTCAATACCTGTGTGGTTGATCCGATCAAAAAACCGGTAAATCCAATGTTATATATCAACATCACGCCTATTCCTGAAGGACAAAAAAGCCACGAGGCAACAAAACAAATCTTTATCCCGGCCGATATCGATCCGGGTGATTATCACTTTATGATTCGTTTGACTGATAAAGAGGGATGGCAAACCATTAAAGGACTAAGTATTAAAATTATATAA
- a CDS encoding TonB-dependent receptor encodes MNQNKSNRLRTFCLWLFCFAIVSTVTGQSVRISGSVFSNGHKPLEGAIVTVLPSGITAMTDKQGYYFFTQIHKKSKKITITYADYVRYEMELSLNKNSNTIPDITLIPEVKELNEVRITNTYEGQRKKEESLNVEIVSSGFIQRNLGGSLMQSLQRLPGVKAISIGSGSSKPLIRGLSFNQVIVVENGIKHEGQQWGADHGLEIDQYAVNRVEIIKGPSSIMYGSDAIGGAINIKPVPFPSQHVLGGSLDITGKSNNGQYGGSFNLFGRKEKWFFDSRITFMDYGDYRVPADTVHVYNYAVPLSKNRLRNTAGRELDLHGSVGYLTDTFKSVFYLSSIHTKSGFFANAHGLEPRNVDTELHDKSSRDILMPYQEVTHTKISNTTSFLIGTHQLETQLGFQKNFRREWSHYVNHGYMPPIYPENRPGSQDLEREYDKEVFSVAVKDEFSLGQHQFTVGINGEQQQNAIAGWSFLIPAFQQWNAGIFVYDKYKINDLWLLHGAVRMDYGKIDMKPYFDWFKSEITENGQTTSAYLKRSEELTRTFNSLNWSAGINYTPGPFSFKGNLGTSFRMPIAKELASNGVNYHYFRFEKGDPNLSPERSYQVDLGMEWQQNKWSVQLSPFFNYFTNYIYLNPTSQHDIYYGAGNQVFEYEQSKVMRYGVELQTRYQFSKNISGEILAEYLYSEQLSGSKKGYTLPFSPPPSVLFNITYSPEIKGVKNTYFSLDYRYTADQNQIVPPERKTPSSNVFNLGVGTKVKTGQQDLLISLQVQNLLNAKYLNHTSFYRLIELPEASRNIILSVKIPFLIHNPYKPN; translated from the coding sequence ATGAACCAAAATAAATCAAATCGATTGCGAACTTTTTGCCTGTGGCTGTTTTGTTTTGCTATAGTTTCAACAGTTACAGGGCAATCTGTTCGTATATCAGGTAGCGTATTCTCCAATGGTCATAAACCGTTGGAGGGTGCTATCGTAACCGTACTTCCTTCAGGTATTACTGCCATGACAGACAAACAGGGGTATTATTTCTTTACACAAATTCATAAAAAATCAAAAAAAATAACCATCACTTATGCTGATTATGTGCGCTACGAAATGGAACTTTCTTTAAATAAAAATTCAAACACTATTCCTGATATTACCTTAATTCCGGAAGTAAAAGAATTAAACGAAGTCAGAATTACCAATACTTACGAGGGGCAACGAAAAAAAGAAGAATCTTTAAACGTTGAAATCGTAAGTAGTGGTTTTATTCAACGCAATCTTGGTGGAAGCCTGATGCAGTCCCTGCAAAGACTCCCGGGGGTAAAAGCCATTTCTATTGGCTCGGGAAGTTCGAAACCTTTAATTCGCGGCTTAAGTTTTAATCAGGTTATAGTCGTTGAGAACGGTATTAAACACGAGGGACAACAATGGGGAGCCGATCATGGTTTAGAAATTGACCAATATGCCGTAAATCGCGTTGAAATTATAAAAGGCCCCTCTTCTATCATGTATGGATCAGATGCCATTGGTGGTGCTATTAACATCAAACCGGTTCCTTTTCCTTCCCAACATGTTTTGGGCGGAAGTTTGGACATTACAGGCAAGAGTAATAATGGTCAGTATGGTGGTTCCTTCAATTTATTTGGAAGAAAAGAAAAATGGTTTTTCGATTCGAGAATTACTTTTATGGATTACGGAGATTACCGCGTTCCTGCAGATACGGTGCATGTTTACAATTATGCTGTTCCGTTAAGCAAAAATCGGTTGCGTAATACAGCGGGACGAGAATTGGATTTGCATGGAAGTGTTGGATACCTGACTGATACATTTAAATCGGTTTTCTACCTAAGTTCTATTCATACCAAAAGCGGTTTTTTTGCCAATGCCCACGGACTCGAACCACGAAATGTAGATACCGAACTTCATGACAAATCAAGCAGAGACATACTGATGCCGTATCAGGAAGTTACGCATACTAAAATTAGCAATACCACTTCCTTTTTGATCGGAACGCATCAATTGGAAACACAATTGGGGTTTCAGAAGAATTTCCGTCGGGAATGGAGTCATTATGTCAATCATGGTTATATGCCACCGATATATCCTGAGAACAGACCTGGATCTCAAGATTTGGAAAGAGAATACGATAAAGAAGTCTTCTCTGTTGCGGTTAAAGACGAATTTTCGTTAGGTCAACATCAATTTACTGTCGGAATAAATGGCGAGCAACAGCAAAATGCCATCGCGGGTTGGAGCTTTTTAATACCGGCATTTCAACAATGGAACGCAGGAATATTTGTTTATGACAAATATAAAATCAACGATTTATGGCTGCTGCATGGAGCTGTTCGAATGGATTACGGCAAAATCGACATGAAGCCTTATTTCGACTGGTTTAAAAGCGAAATTACCGAAAATGGACAAACCACTTCGGCTTATTTAAAGCGTTCCGAAGAACTGACCCGAACATTCAACAGTCTCAATTGGTCGGCAGGAATCAACTACACCCCTGGCCCATTTTCGTTTAAAGGAAATCTTGGAACAAGTTTTAGAATGCCTATTGCAAAAGAACTGGCTTCAAATGGTGTGAATTACCATTATTTCAGGTTTGAAAAAGGAGACCCGAATTTATCGCCAGAACGTTCTTATCAAGTAGATCTCGGAATGGAATGGCAGCAGAATAAGTGGTCGGTACAGCTGAGTCCGTTTTTTAATTATTTCACCAATTATATTTACCTCAATCCTACTTCACAGCACGATATTTATTACGGAGCCGGCAATCAGGTTTTCGAATACGAGCAGAGTAAAGTCATGCGCTACGGGGTCGAATTGCAAACACGCTATCAATTCTCCAAAAATATCAGTGGTGAGATTCTGGCAGAGTATCTCTATTCGGAACAATTATCAGGGAGCAAAAAAGGGTATACATTGCCCTTCTCTCCTCCTCCATCGGTTTTATTTAATATCACCTATAGTCCGGAAATTAAAGGGGTGAAAAACACTTATTTCTCCCTCGATTACCGATACACTGCCGATCAAAATCAAATTGTTCCGCCTGAGAGAAAAACGCCAAGCAGCAACGTCTTTAACCTCGGTGTGGGGACAAAAGTAAAAACAGGCCAGCAGGATCTGCTGATTAGTCTGCAAGTTCAAAATTTGTTGAATGCAAAATACCTCAATCACACCAGTTTTTACAGGTTAATTGAACTTCCTGAAGCCAGTCGAAATATTATCCTTTCGGTCAAAATTCCATTTTTAATACATAATCCATATAAACCAAATTAA
- a CDS encoding DUF4625 domain-containing protein, with translation MKKQKILSLLFLITAAFTACDNDDNKDTAKVSEPTIKNVEIGTANNKRALIGRDFHFNADVIAGDKISDVQLKILPKKGETYTKDWKLELSWSVYKGAKNTNVHKHFTIPAEAPEGKYDFFFIVLDENGTKLEIKEEVTLTDPANMPVDPLIGRDMLSRNEDLIYYMGTWVEAELIFKKNDKLTAHAQVSQIMGDGILYSVLIKKSLNYYPESIDNLDLKKVIVVSKVTHTGLPAASKISTLQKINEVWGGESIVVGADKDANGDPTTADKAWQSGQYNWVVLYKNTTYNMSVYKSMPITIAY, from the coding sequence ATGAAAAAACAGAAAATCCTCTCACTCTTATTCCTTATCACCGCAGCCTTTACCGCTTGTGACAACGATGACAACAAGGACACCGCTAAAGTTTCAGAACCAACAATCAAAAATGTTGAAATTGGAACGGCCAATAACAAACGAGCCTTAATCGGTCGTGATTTCCATTTCAATGCAGATGTGATTGCGGGAGATAAAATTAGCGATGTCCAACTAAAAATACTTCCCAAAAAAGGAGAAACCTATACCAAGGACTGGAAGTTAGAATTGTCCTGGAGCGTCTACAAAGGAGCAAAAAACACCAACGTACACAAACATTTTACCATTCCTGCCGAGGCTCCGGAAGGTAAATATGATTTCTTCTTTATCGTGTTGGATGAGAATGGAACTAAGTTAGAAATCAAAGAAGAGGTTACGCTAACAGATCCCGCAAATATGCCCGTCGATCCCTTAATTGGTCGCGATATGTTATCCCGAAATGAAGATTTAATCTATTATATGGGAACCTGGGTCGAAGCTGAATTAATCTTCAAAAAGAACGATAAATTGACCGCACATGCTCAGGTAAGTCAGATTATGGGTGATGGAATTTTATATTCTGTTTTAATCAAAAAGAGTCTCAATTACTATCCTGAAAGCATCGATAACCTGGATCTGAAAAAGGTTATTGTGGTTTCAAAAGTTACACACACGGGCCTTCCGGCAGCTTCAAAAATTTCAACCCTGCAAAAGATAAATGAGGTTTGGGGTGGCGAAAGTATTGTAGTTGGTGCCGATAAAGATGCCAACGGTGACCCTACAACGGCAGACAAAGCCTGGCAGTCCGGCCAGTACAACTGGGTGGTGCTTTACAAAAACACCACTTACAATATGAGTGTCTACAAATCAATGCCTATTACAATTGCATACTAA
- a CDS encoding NAD(P)/FAD-dependent oxidoreductase: protein MNTNQDVIIIGGGLAGLTSALHLSKKGLKVTLMEKSDYPHHKVCGEYISNEILPYLKWLDADVLELDHATITQFEFTTGGGKAVTAKLPLGGFGISRYTFDYFLYQKAVSNGCTILKDTVNEVSYNNDLFTVKGTNQSITSKIVLGAFGKRSNIDQVLARSFINKKSPWLAVKAHYSGSFPDNFVALHNFEGGYCGVSKVENNIINICYLADYATFKKYKNISDYQHNVLYKNQNLKSIFENTSLLFEKPITISQVSFDKKQLVENHILMIGDTAGLIHPLCGNGMAIAVHSAKIVSELVLDYYSGKMASREMLEKTYAKEWKKHFEKRMSAGRILAQLLQNKRITTLLFAVTTAFPALLQYVIKQTHGKTIAID, encoded by the coding sequence ATGAATACTAATCAAGATGTTATAATAATAGGTGGCGGTCTTGCTGGTTTGACAAGTGCACTGCATCTGTCTAAAAAAGGATTAAAGGTAACTCTAATGGAGAAATCCGATTATCCGCATCATAAAGTATGTGGGGAGTATATTTCGAACGAAATCCTTCCTTATCTAAAATGGCTCGATGCTGATGTTTTAGAACTAGACCACGCTACTATTACTCAATTTGAATTCACTACCGGTGGCGGAAAAGCAGTAACTGCCAAACTACCGCTAGGCGGATTTGGTATCAGCAGGTACACATTTGATTATTTTTTGTATCAAAAAGCAGTTAGCAATGGCTGTACTATTTTGAAAGACACGGTTAACGAAGTTTCCTATAACAATGATCTTTTTACGGTTAAAGGAACAAATCAAAGCATAACATCAAAAATAGTACTGGGCGCTTTTGGTAAACGTTCCAATATTGATCAGGTTTTAGCAAGGAGTTTCATCAATAAAAAGTCGCCTTGGTTGGCTGTTAAAGCGCATTATTCGGGTAGTTTTCCAGATAATTTTGTGGCCTTGCATAATTTTGAAGGGGGTTATTGTGGTGTTTCCAAAGTAGAAAACAACATTATAAACATTTGTTATCTGGCAGATTACGCAACATTCAAGAAATATAAAAACATAAGCGATTACCAGCATAATGTGCTCTATAAGAATCAGAATCTAAAATCAATTTTTGAAAATACCAGCTTACTTTTTGAAAAACCAATCACGATAAGTCAGGTCTCATTTGATAAAAAACAACTTGTAGAAAACCACATACTCATGATCGGTGATACGGCGGGGTTAATTCATCCGCTTTGTGGTAATGGCATGGCAATAGCCGTACACAGTGCGAAAATTGTATCAGAATTGGTATTGGACTATTATTCGGGAAAAATGGCATCACGCGAAATGCTGGAAAAAACATATGCCAAAGAGTGGAAAAAACATTTTGAAAAGAGAATGTCCGCAGGCAGAATCTTAGCACAACTATTGCAAAATAAAAGAATCACCACACTGTTGTTTGCTGTAACGACTGCTTTTCCGGCTTTACTTCAGTACGTAATCAAACAAACACATGGTAAAACTATAGCAATTGATTAA
- a CDS encoding methyltransferase domain-containing protein, whose translation MRLDIKYRTQETEIMDDFSLEGEEIDKALDTIARINHFLGGNKLTLNSVKLLLKKTDPATTITIADIGCGNGDMLRVLADYGIKNKLNFKLTGIDANTGTINYAKKLSQSYPNIEYACINIFSEEFKQLKYDIVLCTLTLHHFTNEEILHIIKIFTENATVGVVVNDLHRSKLAYRLFEIVSGVFRLSTISREDGLTSILKGFKKKELESFSKKLNLRNSDINWKWAFRYQWIIAKL comes from the coding sequence ATGCGTTTAGATATAAAATACAGAACACAGGAAACGGAGATTATGGATGATTTTTCGCTTGAAGGCGAAGAAATTGACAAGGCACTCGATACAATTGCCCGCATCAATCACTTTTTAGGAGGCAATAAACTGACTCTCAATAGTGTGAAGTTGTTATTAAAAAAAACAGATCCCGCTACAACCATAACAATAGCAGATATTGGCTGTGGCAATGGCGATATGTTACGTGTACTGGCTGATTACGGCATAAAAAATAAGCTCAATTTTAAGCTAACGGGGATCGATGCAAACACAGGTACAATAAACTATGCAAAAAAGTTATCCCAATCTTATCCAAATATTGAATACGCTTGCATCAATATTTTCAGTGAAGAATTTAAGCAGTTAAAGTATGATATTGTTTTATGTACCCTTACACTGCATCATTTTACAAACGAAGAAATCTTGCATATCATTAAAATCTTTACTGAAAATGCCACAGTAGGAGTTGTCGTAAATGATTTGCACCGCAGTAAACTCGCCTATCGCCTGTTTGAAATCGTCTCAGGTGTCTTTCGCCTGAGTACCATATCACGCGAAGATGGGTTGACCTCTATTCTAAAAGGATTTAAGAAAAAAGAGCTGGAAAGCTTTTCAAAAAAATTAAATTTAAGAAACTCTGACATCAACTGGAAATGGGCCTTTCGCTACCAATGGATAATTGCTAAACTATGA
- a CDS encoding type III polyketide synthase, producing the protein MSVKISTVAKQLPKYSRTTADILPFLDNWLEGQEERFIKKVKKIFEGAAVDKRYSIMDPFEVFTATSFEEKNDIYSREVIILGEQVLEKALAKAGWEPQSLDYIITVSCTGIMIPSLDAYLINKMNLRQDIVRLPVTEMGCAAGVSGIIYAKNFLKSNPGKRAAVIAVESPTATFQHTDYSMPNIVSAAIFGDGAACCLLSSYETDPGPEITDEQMYHFYDAEHMMGFKLTNSGLQMILDIEVPDTISEHFEDIIHPFLQKNNLGIAAIDHMIFHPGGKKIIQTVETLFAGLGKNVEATKEVLKEYGNMSSATVLYVLEHIMDNNPKPGEKGLMLSFGPGFSAQRVLLQW; encoded by the coding sequence ATGAGTGTAAAAATAAGTACTGTTGCAAAGCAACTGCCGAAATATTCACGTACCACTGCCGATATCCTTCCTTTTCTGGACAATTGGCTCGAGGGGCAGGAAGAGCGTTTTATAAAAAAAGTAAAAAAAATATTTGAAGGTGCTGCGGTAGATAAACGCTATTCTATAATGGATCCGTTTGAAGTTTTTACCGCGACTTCTTTTGAAGAGAAAAATGATATTTACAGCCGTGAAGTTATTATTCTGGGCGAACAAGTACTCGAAAAAGCGCTTGCTAAAGCCGGATGGGAACCACAGTCATTGGACTATATTATTACTGTAAGCTGCACAGGAATAATGATTCCTTCATTGGACGCATATCTTATTAATAAAATGAATCTAAGGCAGGATATTGTCCGACTGCCCGTAACCGAAATGGGCTGTGCTGCAGGAGTGTCGGGCATTATATATGCCAAGAACTTTCTTAAGTCAAACCCCGGGAAACGCGCTGCAGTAATTGCTGTAGAATCGCCAACGGCGACCTTTCAGCATACTGATTATTCAATGCCAAACATAGTGAGCGCTGCCATTTTTGGCGATGGTGCAGCCTGTTGCTTATTATCGTCTTATGAAACTGACCCCGGTCCCGAAATAACCGACGAACAAATGTATCATTTCTATGATGCCGAACATATGATGGGGTTTAAACTCACCAACAGCGGACTGCAAATGATATTGGATATTGAAGTGCCAGACACCATTTCCGAACATTTTGAAGACATTATTCATCCTTTTCTTCAAAAAAATAATTTAGGGATTGCAGCTATCGATCATATGATATTTCACCCAGGAGGAAAAAAAATAATACAAACAGTCGAAACGCTTTTTGCGGGATTAGGAAAAAATGTAGAAGCAACTAAAGAGGTTCTTAAAGAATACGGAAATATGTCAAGTGCTACTGTTTTATATGTTCTGGAACATATTATGGATAACAATCCAAAGCCCGGCGAAAAAGGGTTAATGTTGAGTTTTGGCCCGGGATTTTCGGCACAAAGGGTTTTATTGCAATGGTAA
- a CDS encoding 3-hydroxyacyl-ACP dehydratase FabZ family protein, translating into MDLDYIKAQLPYSSPFLFVDELIFADENGISGTYTFKEDLDFYKGHFKNNPVTPGVILTETMAQIGMVCLGIYLLDKDLNKEFTKDTLIAFTSADIQFIKPVYPNEKVTVISKKIFFRFGKLKCDVSMKNEAGQEVCKGTIAGMITTKL; encoded by the coding sequence ATGGACTTAGACTATATAAAAGCACAACTGCCTTACTCCTCGCCTTTCTTATTTGTCGATGAATTGATTTTTGCCGATGAAAACGGGATTAGCGGTACCTATACCTTTAAGGAAGATCTCGATTTTTATAAAGGTCATTTTAAGAATAATCCGGTGACCCCCGGTGTGATTTTAACCGAAACAATGGCGCAGATTGGTATGGTCTGTCTAGGTATTTATTTGCTGGACAAAGACTTAAATAAAGAATTTACTAAAGATACGTTAATTGCTTTTACATCAGCGGACATACAATTTATAAAACCGGTATATCCTAACGAAAAAGTGACCGTAATTTCGAAAAAAATATTTTTCAGATTTGGAAAACTAAAATGCGATGTATCGATGAAAAATGAAGCTGGACAAGAAGTTTGTAAAGGTACAATAGCAGGTATGATAACTACTAAATTATGA
- a CDS encoding beta-ketoacyl-[acyl-carrier-protein] synthase family protein produces MSKRIVITGLGVAAPNGVGIPAFTHALKNGISGIQHDPQLQELQFSCQIAGTPPLTEELKAMYFTELELRGFGSTGILYGVIAGIEAWKNSGLPIETNEEPDWDSGTIFGAGTSGIDKFRESIYKIDELQVRKLGSTVVAQTMNSGISAYLGGKLGLGNQVTTNSSACATGTEALLMAYDRIKAGHAKRMLVGSTSDSGPYIWGGFDALRVCSSKYNDNPEQGSRPMSNTAAGFVPGSGAGALLVEDLDSALERGAPIYAELLGGNVNSGGQRGTGSMTAPNSTAVQHCISTALKNAGIKSNEIDAINGHLTATTKDSLEIENWTKALGLKGNDFPYINSLKSLTGHCLAAAGSVESVAAVLQLHEGFIFGNTNCDDLHTEITALIDPAKIPLKTIYKDIDIIAKASFGFGDVNTCVLFKKFKN; encoded by the coding sequence ATGAGTAAACGAATCGTAATAACCGGTCTGGGAGTCGCTGCTCCAAACGGGGTGGGAATACCTGCCTTTACCCATGCCTTAAAAAATGGGATTTCTGGCATACAACATGATCCGCAATTGCAGGAATTGCAGTTTTCTTGTCAAATTGCCGGCACACCACCGCTAACTGAAGAGCTAAAAGCCATGTACTTTACAGAGCTTGAACTACGAGGTTTTGGCAGTACAGGTATATTGTACGGTGTTATTGCAGGCATCGAAGCATGGAAAAATAGCGGATTACCAATAGAAACTAATGAAGAACCCGATTGGGACAGTGGAACCATTTTTGGAGCGGGCACTTCGGGCATTGATAAATTTCGGGAAAGCATTTATAAAATAGACGAGCTACAAGTTAGAAAATTGGGAAGTACCGTAGTGGCTCAAACGATGAATAGCGGAATTAGTGCTTATCTAGGAGGCAAACTTGGATTAGGAAATCAGGTTACCACCAATTCGTCCGCATGTGCAACAGGCACCGAAGCCCTGCTTATGGCCTATGACCGAATAAAAGCTGGACATGCAAAAAGAATGTTAGTAGGCAGTACCAGCGACAGTGGCCCCTACATCTGGGGTGGTTTTGATGCGTTGCGCGTCTGCAGCTCTAAATACAATGATAATCCCGAGCAAGGATCACGCCCTATGAGTAATACAGCAGCAGGATTTGTTCCGGGCAGCGGAGCGGGCGCATTGCTAGTAGAAGATTTAGATAGTGCTCTGGAACGTGGAGCTCCAATTTACGCAGAGCTATTGGGTGGCAATGTAAACTCGGGCGGACAGCGCGGCACCGGTAGCATGACAGCCCCAAACAGCACAGCAGTGCAACACTGTATCAGTACTGCACTTAAAAACGCGGGAATTAAGTCCAATGAAATTGACGCAATAAACGGACATCTAACCGCTACAACAAAAGACAGTCTGGAAATAGAAAACTGGACCAAAGCATTAGGTTTAAAGGGTAATGATTTTCCCTACATAAACTCTTTAAAAAGTCTGACCGGTCATTGTCTTGCTGCGGCCGGGAGCGTTGAAAGCGTTGCTGCTGTGCTACAGCTCCATGAGGGGTTTATATTTGGAAATACTAATTGTGATGACCTGCATACTGAAATTACAGCTTTAATTGACCCCGCAAAAATACCTTTAAAAACTATTTATAAAGATATCGACATAATTGCAAAAGCAAGCTTTGGCTTTGGCGATGTCAACACCTGTGTATTATTTAAAAAATTTAAAAACTAA
- a CDS encoding acyl carrier protein, which translates to MTKEEIIAQLKVIVKPYTTNADAYETLNENTDFITDLNINSANLVDIILDIEENFGLIIDNTDMERMLNVKATVEIIATKLAAK; encoded by the coding sequence ATGACAAAAGAAGAAATTATTGCCCAGCTGAAAGTAATTGTAAAGCCGTACACCACCAATGCGGACGCTTATGAGACCCTTAATGAGAACACTGATTTTATCACGGATCTCAATATTAATTCGGCCAATCTCGTAGATATCATACTGGATATCGAAGAAAACTTTGGTTTAATTATTGACAATACCGATATGGAACGCATGCTTAATGTAAAAGCGACCGTCGAGATTATAGCTACTAAACTTGCCGCAAAATGA
- a CDS encoding 4'-phosphopantetheinyl transferase family protein, producing the protein MIGNDVVNLPQSRIESNWQRKGYLEKIFTSEEQQLISTAATPEIMVWLLWSMKEAAYKIYNRQTKIRAYIPQKLVCKITVRNDHFILGQVSCMDSIYYTKTVITEDNIHTIAVTRQSDFTNIVEIKNKGIKKDAFGIPHLITDKGNQIQPVSISHHGGFEKVVILMPIQNYTL; encoded by the coding sequence ATGATCGGTAATGATGTGGTAAACCTTCCACAATCACGCATTGAAAGCAACTGGCAACGGAAGGGCTATTTAGAGAAAATTTTCACTTCTGAAGAACAACAGCTTATCTCCACTGCTGCAACACCGGAAATCATGGTGTGGCTGCTTTGGAGCATGAAAGAGGCTGCTTATAAAATCTACAACCGACAAACCAAAATTAGGGCATATATCCCCCAAAAGTTAGTTTGCAAAATAACAGTTCGAAATGATCATTTCATTTTGGGCCAGGTATCTTGTATGGATTCTATTTATTACACCAAAACCGTTATAACAGAAGATAATATCCATACCATTGCTGTTACCCGTCAAAGTGATTTCACCAATATAGTTGAAATTAAAAACAAAGGAATTAAGAAAGATGCCTTTGGTATACCCCACCTAATCACTGATAAAGGCAATCAAATTCAACCTGTTTCCATCAGTCATCATGGCGGTTTCGAAAAAGTCGTGATTCTAATGCCAATACAAAATTATACACTTTGA